One window of the Shewanella cyperi genome contains the following:
- a CDS encoding tryptophan halogenase family protein, whose amino-acid sequence MKISNIAIVGGGTAGWLTANHLGKALSHRPDISLTLIEAPDIPIIGVGEGTVPSIRQSLQLFGISETELIRQCDATFKQSIRFNNWRDSRRHGANFYHHLFDAPSPLGLDLTASWLTEGTGSYAGWVSPQHSLCEAQRAPKDITTKEFSGAVSYAYHFNAAKFAALLADNARTRFGVKHLQTRVHGARVLDDGAIGALETDQGLLEFDFYIDCSGQSAFLLGKVLGVDFIDKSGELFVDSALTVQVPTATDAEIPPYTQATAHQAGWIWDIALSSRRGVGLVYSGHHLDDSGAERKLQKYLGCNTDKLTVRKIPMRVGYRERFWHKNCVALGLAQGFLEPLEATSILLTDFAGKFLAAHFPDHRGQLPLLEQRFNKVMGYAWERVVEFIKLHYCLSDRTDSDFWHDNRLEAHIPAGLRERLALWRDFIPQRDDFFSKFEVFELESVLYVLYGMGFHSHIQPPAPAYLAQAMTQSRKLEGIAGELCRQLPSHRELIDKIHRYGMQRI is encoded by the coding sequence GTGAAGATTTCCAACATTGCCATAGTCGGTGGCGGCACCGCTGGTTGGCTGACGGCCAATCACTTGGGCAAGGCGCTGTCACACAGGCCTGATATCAGCCTGACGCTGATAGAAGCGCCTGATATTCCCATCATAGGTGTGGGGGAGGGGACAGTACCTTCCATTCGCCAGTCATTGCAATTGTTCGGGATCAGCGAAACCGAGCTCATTCGCCAGTGCGATGCGACCTTCAAACAATCCATTCGTTTCAACAACTGGCGCGACAGCAGGCGTCATGGTGCCAACTTCTATCATCACCTGTTTGATGCGCCAAGCCCCCTGGGTCTGGATCTGACGGCCAGCTGGCTCACCGAGGGTACCGGCAGCTATGCCGGTTGGGTGTCACCGCAACACAGTCTGTGCGAGGCTCAAAGGGCGCCCAAGGATATTACTACCAAGGAATTCAGCGGCGCGGTCAGTTACGCCTATCATTTCAATGCAGCCAAATTTGCCGCCCTGTTGGCCGATAACGCCAGGACGCGCTTTGGGGTCAAACATCTGCAGACCCGGGTTCACGGTGCAAGGGTACTTGATGATGGTGCCATAGGGGCTCTGGAGACAGACCAAGGCTTACTGGAATTTGATTTTTATATCGATTGCAGTGGCCAGAGCGCTTTTCTATTGGGAAAGGTACTCGGGGTCGACTTTATCGATAAGTCCGGCGAGCTGTTTGTGGACAGTGCCTTAACAGTGCAGGTGCCGACTGCTACCGATGCCGAGATCCCACCTTATACTCAAGCCACGGCGCATCAGGCCGGGTGGATTTGGGACATAGCCCTGTCCAGTCGACGGGGAGTAGGTTTGGTGTATTCCGGTCATCATCTGGACGACAGTGGTGCCGAACGTAAACTGCAAAAATATCTGGGTTGCAACACGGATAAGTTAACCGTGCGCAAAATTCCCATGCGGGTCGGCTACAGGGAGCGCTTCTGGCATAAAAACTGTGTTGCTTTGGGGTTGGCCCAGGGCTTTCTTGAGCCTTTGGAAGCCACATCGATTTTGCTGACGGATTTTGCCGGTAAGTTCCTGGCGGCACATTTCCCGGATCACAGGGGGCAATTGCCGCTGTTGGAGCAAAGATTCAATAAGGTGATGGGATATGCCTGGGAGCGGGTAGTGGAGTTTATCAAGCTGCATTATTGCCTGTCGGACCGAACCGATTCGGATTTTTGGCATGACAACCGCCTCGAAGCCCATATACCAGCAGGCCTCAGGGAGCGACTGGCGCTGTGGCGGGATTTCATTCCCCAGCGGGATGATTTCTTCAGTAAGTTCGAAGTGTTTGAACTTGAGAGCGTTCTCTATGTGCTCTATGGCATGGGGTTCCACAGTCACATTCAGCCGCCGGCACCGGCCTATTTGGCCCAGGCCATGACCCAGAGCCGTAAGCTGGAAGGGATAGCAGGGGAACTGTGCCGGCAACTGCCGTCCCACAGAGAGTTGATAGACAAGATCCATCGCTACGGTATGCAAAGGATCTAG
- a CDS encoding family 20 glycosylhydrolase, translating to MKTSAAILLLLSMIGVSACLPQEPQQVSQPELPAPQSSPAALTQSELQRFADNLKISYRVLTNVSDDQCARDRAGGRCFQAEISLASPFEFSAADWRIYFSQMRPVQSLNSSEFIINHIQGDLHSISPSAGFSGFKAGETKVLPIRADFWQLSEVDAMPNYYLVAPNLQPVVIASTQLQQDPETGLEVRPYMVAFTDEERQFKRSPEDNLPWAKANVIYERNQDTPDNAELAADSLLPTPLHQELLPEQAPVDLKKGISPVFIGTQRAPVAAALARLARLGVREDSAGVALELVSDPSLASEGYRLDIAAGAIKISAAGAAGFSYGLSSLASLLDPDSLQISAMRIRDEPHYGFRGLHLDLARNFHSKQLLLKLIDAMAAYKLNRLHLHLADDEGWRLEIDGLPELTDIGSKRCHDLAEDNCLLPQLGSGPDPDSAVNGFLTKADYVELLQYAAARQIQVIPSMDMPGHSRAAIKAMEARYRRLLAKGDSKGATEYRLLDPEDKTQYSSVQYYNDNTLNVCLESTFHFVDKVIDEIAKLHQSAGVPLQLYHIGADETAGAWLESPACEALLAADSSIGDKQHLGAYFIERVSTMLASKGITPAGWSDGMGHVRADRMPAKVQSNSWDLLSHQGHRVAHRQANLGWQLVLSTPEVLYFDFPYEADPKEHGYYWGARQNNSRHLFNFMTDNLPANAEQWTDIENRPYSADDRAGEQVSEPLRPENRIAGIQGQIWSETLRSDELVEYMAFPRLLMLAERAWHKPDWQVPYQYQGAIYNADSGFFNAELKLAQAQDWYRIANLLGHKELKKLDLTGIGYRIPTVGARISEGRLYANLIFPGLGIEYRLGEGAWQTYQGSIEVGAGPVQVRAVGADGKRRGRSLQVQ from the coding sequence ATGAAGACTTCTGCTGCAATTCTGCTGTTGCTGAGCATGATTGGCGTGAGTGCTTGCTTACCTCAGGAGCCACAGCAGGTTTCCCAGCCTGAGTTACCCGCCCCGCAGTCGTCGCCGGCAGCGTTAACCCAATCTGAGCTGCAGCGTTTTGCCGACAATCTCAAGATTAGCTACCGGGTGCTGACCAATGTCTCCGATGATCAATGTGCCCGGGACAGGGCCGGAGGGCGTTGTTTTCAGGCGGAAATCAGCCTGGCCTCTCCTTTTGAATTCAGTGCCGCTGACTGGCGAATCTATTTCAGTCAGATGCGGCCGGTACAATCGCTGAATTCCTCCGAGTTTATCATTAACCATATCCAGGGCGATCTGCACAGTATCAGCCCTTCGGCCGGCTTCAGCGGTTTCAAGGCCGGCGAGACCAAGGTTCTGCCAATCCGCGCCGACTTTTGGCAACTTTCCGAAGTCGATGCCATGCCCAACTATTATCTGGTGGCGCCCAATCTCCAGCCCGTGGTAATCGCCAGCACCCAATTGCAGCAGGACCCCGAAACCGGCCTGGAAGTGCGTCCCTACATGGTGGCGTTCACCGATGAGGAGCGCCAGTTCAAGCGCAGCCCCGAGGATAACTTGCCCTGGGCCAAGGCCAATGTCATTTATGAACGCAATCAGGATACCCCGGATAACGCCGAACTCGCCGCTGACAGTCTGTTACCGACACCGCTGCACCAGGAATTACTGCCAGAGCAAGCGCCCGTTGATCTTAAGAAGGGGATTTCCCCGGTATTTATCGGCACGCAAAGGGCTCCCGTGGCGGCCGCCCTGGCAAGGTTGGCAAGACTGGGTGTGAGAGAAGATTCCGCCGGTGTCGCGCTGGAGCTGGTCAGTGACCCTTCACTCGCCAGCGAGGGCTACCGACTCGATATCGCCGCGGGGGCCATCAAGATCAGTGCTGCCGGGGCCGCCGGTTTTTCCTACGGCCTGTCGTCGCTGGCTTCCTTGTTGGATCCCGATTCCCTCCAAATCAGTGCCATGCGTATCCGGGACGAGCCCCACTATGGTTTCCGTGGGTTGCATCTGGACCTGGCGCGCAATTTTCACTCCAAACAGCTGCTGCTGAAACTTATCGATGCCATGGCGGCCTACAAACTCAATCGTCTGCACCTGCATCTTGCCGATGATGAAGGCTGGCGCCTGGAGATAGATGGCTTGCCCGAGTTGACCGACATCGGCAGCAAACGTTGCCACGATCTGGCCGAAGACAACTGCCTTTTGCCACAGCTGGGCAGTGGCCCGGATCCTGACTCCGCCGTCAACGGTTTCCTCACTAAGGCTGATTATGTGGAGCTGCTGCAATACGCGGCCGCCAGGCAAATTCAGGTGATCCCTTCCATGGATATGCCGGGTCATAGCCGCGCCGCCATTAAGGCCATGGAAGCGCGATACCGCCGTTTGTTGGCCAAGGGTGACAGCAAAGGGGCAACCGAATATCGCCTGCTGGATCCCGAGGATAAGACCCAATACAGCTCGGTCCAATATTACAATGACAATACGCTGAACGTCTGTCTCGAATCCACTTTTCACTTTGTAGACAAGGTCATAGATGAAATTGCCAAGCTGCACCAGAGTGCCGGTGTGCCCTTGCAGCTGTATCACATCGGCGCCGATGAGACCGCCGGTGCCTGGCTGGAATCTCCGGCCTGTGAGGCATTGCTTGCTGCCGACAGCAGCATTGGTGATAAACAGCATCTGGGGGCTTACTTTATTGAGCGGGTCAGCACCATGCTGGCCTCCAAGGGCATTACGCCGGCGGGCTGGAGTGATGGTATGGGGCATGTCCGTGCGGATCGCATGCCGGCCAAGGTGCAAAGTAACAGCTGGGATCTGTTGAGCCATCAGGGGCACAGGGTGGCGCACAGGCAGGCCAATCTTGGCTGGCAACTGGTACTGTCCACGCCCGAGGTCCTGTATTTTGATTTTCCCTATGAGGCCGATCCCAAGGAACATGGCTATTACTGGGGAGCAAGGCAGAACAACAGTCGCCACCTGTTCAACTTTATGACGGACAACCTGCCGGCCAATGCCGAGCAATGGACCGACATTGAGAATCGACCCTACAGCGCCGATGACAGAGCCGGCGAGCAAGTGAGTGAGCCCTTACGGCCTGAAAACCGTATTGCAGGGATCCAGGGACAAATTTGGAGCGAAACCCTGAGATCTGATGAGCTGGTGGAATACATGGCTTTCCCACGCCTATTGATGCTGGCCGAGCGAGCCTGGCATAAGCCGGATTGGCAAGTGCCTTACCAGTACCAAGGCGCCATCTATAACGCCGACAGCGGATTCTTCAATGCTGAACTCAAATTGGCCCAGGCACAGGATTGGTACCGGATTGCCAACCTGTTGGGGCATAAGGAACTCAAAAAACTGGATTTGACCGGCATTGGCTACCGGATCCCGACGGTAGGCGCGCGCATATCCGAGGGACGTCTGTATGCCAACCTGATATTTCCCGGGCTGGGGATAGAGTACCGCCTGGGAGAGGGCGCCTGGCAAACGTACCAGGGCAGCATTGAAGTCGGTGCCGGGCCCGTACAGGTACGCGCCGTGGGGGCCGACGGTAAGCGCCGTGGTCGCAGCCTGCAAGTGCAATAG
- a CDS encoding sugar MFS transporter: protein MNMTIASEAQVARKSSLLPMTIIGVLFFIFGFVTWLNGSLIPFLKVICELNEFQALFVTFAFYIAYTVMALPMSSILRRTGYRNGMAVGLGIMVVGSLSFIPAAYSANFLLFLGALFILGTGLTILQTASNPYVVHIGPKESAAMRISIMGIINKGAGVIVPIMFTALVLSGLENFDAAHLAALNEVERAAQISELSARLVMPYVYMAIALVILIGLVKFSGLPEIGFEESASADGEKGSVMQFPQVILGALALFAYVGIEVIAGDTIGLYGQSIGVSNFASLTSYTMVFMVLGYSLGVICIPRFISQEKALTLSAIAGSLCVLGAVFASTDDTSVAALLWGWAGIPLIPNSVVFVAMMGLAHALVWPSIWPLALSGLGKFTAQGSALLIMGISGGAILPLLFGKLGHLAGATQFGYWIGLPCYLFILFYALKGHKMRHW from the coding sequence ATGAACATGACAATTGCGAGCGAGGCTCAGGTTGCGCGAAAGAGCAGCCTATTGCCGATGACCATCATCGGGGTACTCTTTTTTATCTTCGGGTTTGTAACCTGGCTGAACGGTTCACTGATCCCCTTTTTGAAGGTGATTTGTGAACTCAACGAGTTTCAGGCGCTGTTTGTTACCTTTGCCTTCTATATTGCCTATACGGTGATGGCACTGCCCATGTCTTCGATATTGCGTCGCACCGGCTACCGGAACGGTATGGCGGTGGGGCTGGGGATCATGGTGGTCGGCAGCCTGAGCTTTATTCCCGCCGCGTACAGTGCCAACTTCCTGTTGTTTTTGGGGGCGCTGTTTATCCTGGGGACGGGCCTGACCATACTGCAAACCGCGTCCAATCCCTACGTGGTCCATATTGGTCCCAAAGAAAGTGCCGCCATGCGGATTTCCATCATGGGGATCATCAACAAGGGCGCGGGTGTTATAGTACCCATCATGTTTACCGCGCTGGTGTTGTCGGGACTGGAAAACTTTGATGCGGCCCATCTTGCTGCTTTAAATGAGGTTGAGCGTGCGGCACAAATCAGCGAGCTGTCCGCTCGTTTGGTGATGCCCTATGTTTATATGGCCATAGCCCTGGTTATCCTGATCGGTTTGGTGAAGTTCTCCGGCCTACCGGAAATCGGATTTGAGGAGAGTGCATCTGCCGATGGCGAGAAGGGTAGTGTCATGCAGTTTCCGCAGGTGATACTGGGGGCGCTCGCGCTGTTTGCCTATGTGGGTATCGAGGTGATTGCCGGAGACACCATTGGTCTCTATGGTCAGTCCATTGGGGTCAGCAACTTTGCCTCTCTGACCTCCTATACCATGGTGTTTATGGTGCTCGGCTACAGTTTGGGGGTGATCTGTATTCCCCGTTTTATCAGTCAGGAAAAAGCCCTGACCCTGTCGGCCATTGCCGGCAGCCTGTGCGTGCTCGGCGCTGTGTTTGCCTCCACAGATGATACCAGTGTTGCGGCCTTGCTCTGGGGCTGGGCGGGGATCCCCTTGATCCCCAACTCTGTGGTGTTTGTCGCCATGATGGGCTTGGCCCACGCTTTGGTGTGGCCTTCTATCTGGCCCCTGGCCCTGAGTGGCCTGGGTAAATTTACCGCCCAGGGCTCGGCTCTGCTTATCATGGGGATTTCGGGTGGTGCCATTCTGCCCTTGCTGTTTGGTAAACTGGGCCATCTGGCCGGCGCCACCCAATTCGGCTATTGGATAGGTTTACCCTGCTATCTGTTCATTCTGTTTTATGCCCTCAAGGGGCACAAGATGCGCCATTGGTAG
- the nagA gene encoding N-acetylglucosamine-6-phosphate deacetylase: protein MKTTYIAERLFDGEQFHHNVPLSVVDGHIVAWNTLAGGREVRLNGTLVPGFIDVQVNGGGGVLFNDSPTLAGIAAIVAAHARFGTTAMLPTLITDRLEVMERAADAVAEALVKGMPGVLGIHFEGPHLSVPKKGVHPQQHIRRIGERELALLCREDLGQRLVTLAPENVAPEVIRALVDSGARVCLGHSNADYDTVQVALAAGASGFTHLFNAMSPLTSREPGMVGAALESREAWCGLIVDGHHVHPAAARIAIAAKPKGKIMLVTDAMPPVGQEQASSFELFGSRVLRQGDRLNAMTGELAGCVLDMAGAVQNTVAMLGVAQAEAIRMATRYPAEFLGLADSIGTLKPGMRADMVLLDDAGKCLGTWMAGEQVFGL, encoded by the coding sequence ATGAAAACCACCTATATCGCCGAGCGTCTGTTTGACGGCGAGCAGTTTCATCACAATGTGCCGCTGTCGGTGGTCGATGGTCACATAGTGGCCTGGAATACCCTTGCCGGCGGCAGGGAAGTACGTCTCAACGGAACACTGGTGCCCGGGTTTATCGATGTGCAGGTCAATGGCGGCGGCGGTGTACTGTTCAACGACTCGCCGACCCTGGCAGGCATTGCAGCCATAGTTGCGGCCCACGCCCGCTTTGGCACCACAGCTATGCTGCCGACCCTTATCACAGACCGGCTGGAAGTGATGGAACGGGCCGCCGACGCCGTGGCCGAGGCCCTGGTCAAAGGGATGCCCGGTGTGTTGGGGATACATTTTGAGGGCCCGCATTTGTCGGTACCGAAAAAAGGCGTGCATCCGCAGCAGCATATCCGCCGCATCGGCGAGCGGGAGTTGGCGCTGCTGTGCCGTGAGGATCTGGGGCAAAGGCTGGTTACCCTGGCACCGGAAAACGTGGCGCCTGAAGTTATCCGGGCGCTGGTGGATTCGGGGGCGCGGGTGTGTCTGGGGCATTCCAACGCCGACTATGACACAGTGCAGGTGGCATTGGCGGCAGGCGCCAGCGGCTTCACCCATTTATTCAACGCCATGTCGCCACTGACTTCCCGTGAACCCGGCATGGTGGGGGCGGCCTTGGAAAGCCGCGAGGCCTGGTGCGGACTGATTGTCGATGGCCACCATGTGCATCCCGCGGCGGCTCGCATAGCCATTGCCGCCAAGCCGAAGGGAAAAATTATGCTGGTGACCGATGCCATGCCGCCGGTGGGCCAGGAGCAAGCGTCAAGCTTTGAACTTTTCGGCTCCCGTGTGCTGCGTCAGGGCGACAGGCTCAATGCCATGACGGGCGAATTGGCCGGTTGTGTGTTGGATATGGCCGGGGCGGTGCAAAATACGGTTGCCATGCTGGGCGTGGCACAGGCCGAGGCCATCAGGATGGCGACACGTTATCCGGCGGAATTCCTCGGACTGGCCGACAGCATAGGCACTCTCAAGCCGGGCATGCGTGCCGACATGGTGCTGCTCGATGATGCCGGCAAGTGCCTCGGCACCTGGATGGCCGGGGAGCAGGTTTTTGGCCTGTGA
- the nagK gene encoding N-acetylglucosamine kinase, giving the protein MGLHQNKKGQLYLGIDGGGSKCRATLYDSGDRVLGTAVAGRANPLFGVEATLASILAATEGALIEAGLSMAACSDINAGMGLAGVNVPGLMAQMRQWQHPFAHLFITSDLHTACLGAHGGGEGAVIITGTGSCGFAQVGDARLSLGGHGFALGDKGSGAWLGLKAAEQVLLTLDGFGQATALEARLLAHLGVEDALGIVSRLAGQSSATFAAFARDVLETAAAGDAIANAIVTEGGAYISAMAKRLFELQPPRFSMIGGLAEPLRPWLDGDVVARLSPTLAPPEYGAVLYARQQLTQ; this is encoded by the coding sequence ATGGGTCTGCACCAAAATAAAAAAGGGCAGCTGTATCTTGGCATCGATGGTGGCGGCAGTAAGTGCCGGGCAACCTTGTATGACTCTGGTGACAGGGTGCTGGGCACAGCGGTGGCCGGACGGGCAAATCCCTTGTTCGGAGTGGAGGCGACCCTGGCATCGATTCTGGCTGCCACCGAAGGGGCACTCATCGAAGCCGGCTTGTCCATGGCGGCCTGCAGTGACATTAACGCCGGAATGGGGCTTGCCGGAGTCAACGTACCGGGTTTGATGGCGCAGATGCGTCAGTGGCAACATCCGTTTGCCCACCTCTTTATCACCTCCGATTTACATACCGCCTGTCTGGGGGCCCATGGGGGCGGCGAGGGCGCTGTGATTATTACCGGCACCGGCTCCTGTGGTTTTGCCCAGGTGGGAGATGCCCGCTTGTCTCTTGGTGGCCATGGTTTTGCCTTGGGCGACAAGGGCAGTGGTGCCTGGCTGGGACTGAAGGCCGCCGAGCAGGTGTTGTTGACCCTGGATGGGTTTGGCCAGGCCACGGCCCTTGAAGCCAGGCTGTTGGCACACCTTGGCGTTGAAGATGCGTTGGGCATAGTGTCCCGACTCGCGGGGCAGTCATCGGCGACCTTTGCCGCTTTTGCCCGGGATGTGCTGGAGACCGCCGCGGCCGGTGATGCGATTGCCAATGCCATAGTCACCGAAGGGGGCGCCTATATCAGCGCCATGGCCAAACGCCTGTTCGAGCTGCAACCACCACGATTTTCCATGATAGGTGGTCTGGCCGAACCGCTGCGTCCCTGGCTCGATGGCGACGTGGTGGCCCGGCTGTCCCCGACACTGGCACCGCCGGAATATGGCGCTGTGCTGTACGCCAGGCAGCAACTAACTCAATGA
- the nagX gene encoding transmembrane glucosamine N-acetyltransferase NagX — protein MQATEPQVKRPRLMSLDALRGFDMFWILGGEKLFMALFALTGWSFWQMADTQMHHSQWHGFTFYDLIFPLFIFLSGVALGLSPKRLDTMAAAERIPVYRHAFKRLLLLLALGVLYNHGWGSGIPAHPDEVRYASVLGRIAFAWFFAAMLVWHTGLKTQLLVAIALLGGYGAMHLWLPFPGGAAGQLTPEHSINAWIDGQFLPGITYQHKAYDPEGILSTIPAIVNALAGVMTGRFIVSNGSQGDWGKLATLAGAGGLMLALGWALDPLLPVNKDLWTSSFVLVTTGWSLLLLAIFYGLVDVLGARRLAFPFVVIGANSIIIYLASSLMNWDYLSQSLFGGMINALPEPARLLGAAMGFLTVQWVLLLWMYRKGIFIRI, from the coding sequence ATGCAGGCAACAGAACCACAGGTGAAAAGGCCGCGGTTGATGTCCCTCGATGCCCTGAGGGGCTTTGACATGTTTTGGATCCTCGGTGGTGAGAAGCTCTTTATGGCGCTGTTTGCCCTGACCGGTTGGTCATTCTGGCAAATGGCCGATACCCAGATGCACCACAGCCAATGGCACGGCTTTACCTTTTATGATTTGATTTTCCCGCTGTTTATTTTCCTCTCCGGGGTGGCGCTGGGGCTGTCGCCCAAGCGGCTCGACACCATGGCCGCTGCCGAGCGCATCCCTGTCTATCGCCATGCGTTTAAACGTTTACTGTTATTGCTGGCCCTGGGCGTGCTCTATAACCATGGTTGGGGCAGTGGCATACCGGCGCATCCCGATGAGGTGCGTTATGCCAGTGTGCTGGGGCGTATCGCCTTCGCCTGGTTTTTTGCGGCCATGCTGGTATGGCACACGGGTCTGAAAACCCAGCTGCTGGTGGCCATTGCGCTTCTGGGGGGCTATGGCGCCATGCATCTCTGGCTGCCCTTTCCCGGTGGCGCAGCAGGGCAGTTGACGCCGGAGCACAGCATCAATGCCTGGATAGACGGTCAGTTCCTGCCCGGTATCACTTATCAGCACAAAGCCTACGATCCCGAAGGCATACTCTCGACCATACCTGCCATAGTCAATGCCTTGGCCGGCGTCATGACCGGCCGCTTTATCGTCAGCAACGGTTCCCAGGGCGACTGGGGCAAGCTGGCAACGCTGGCCGGTGCGGGCGGACTTATGCTGGCGTTGGGCTGGGCACTGGATCCCCTGTTACCGGTTAACAAGGATCTTTGGACATCCTCCTTTGTGCTGGTCACCACGGGCTGGAGTTTATTATTGCTGGCCATATTCTATGGGCTGGTGGATGTACTTGGTGCCAGACGGCTGGCATTTCCCTTTGTGGTGATAGGTGCCAATTCCATCATCATTTACCTGGCATCAAGCCTGATGAATTGGGACTACCTCAGTCAGAGCCTTTTTGGTGGCATGATCAATGCGTTACCTGAACCTGCCCGGTTGCTGGGGGCCGCCATGGGCTTTCTTACTGTGCAATGGGTGTTGCTGCTGTGGATGTATCGCAAGGGCATTTTCATCCGTATTTAA
- the nagB-II gene encoding glucosamine-6-phosphate deaminase NagB-II → MTNTLMELEARQAPAKISAQLAANAQLADDLGQKLREFKPRFVMIVGRGSSDHAGVFAKYLIEIEAGIPTFAAAPSVASVYGKSLQLEGALVIVISQSGRSPDILAQARMAKNAGAFCVALVNDETAPIKDIVDVLLPLRAGEEKAVAATKSYLCTLSALIQLVAAWTQSPSLQQAVASLPQALDTAVAAAPQLTPEELAGVNNLVVLGRGLGYAVSREIALKLKEVCSIHAEAFSSAEFLHGPVTLVEKKLNIVDVCVADESHASHLEQIENVSQRGARLLHLNQTDIGIHPRVAPLALLQRFYIDVASVALARGIDPDAPAGLKKVTQTL, encoded by the coding sequence ATGACCAATACCCTAATGGAACTGGAGGCCCGTCAGGCTCCCGCGAAAATCTCCGCCCAGCTTGCCGCCAATGCCCAATTGGCAGACGACCTGGGGCAAAAACTGCGTGAGTTCAAGCCACGCTTTGTGATGATTGTCGGCCGGGGTTCGTCCGATCACGCCGGGGTATTTGCCAAGTACCTGATTGAAATTGAAGCCGGCATCCCAACCTTTGCCGCTGCTCCCTCGGTGGCCAGTGTCTATGGCAAAAGCTTGCAGCTGGAAGGGGCTTTGGTGATAGTGATCTCCCAATCCGGCCGCAGTCCCGATATTTTGGCGCAGGCACGGATGGCGAAAAATGCCGGTGCTTTCTGTGTTGCCCTGGTCAATGACGAAACTGCGCCCATCAAGGATATAGTCGATGTGCTGTTGCCGCTGCGCGCCGGTGAGGAAAAGGCGGTGGCAGCTACCAAGAGTTACCTCTGTACCCTGTCGGCCCTGATCCAGCTGGTGGCGGCATGGACCCAAAGTCCATCGTTGCAGCAGGCGGTGGCAAGCTTGCCCCAGGCACTGGATACGGCGGTGGCTGCGGCGCCGCAATTAACCCCTGAGGAATTGGCCGGGGTCAATAATCTGGTGGTACTGGGCCGGGGACTGGGTTACGCCGTATCCCGGGAAATTGCCCTTAAACTCAAAGAAGTCTGCTCCATACATGCGGAAGCCTTTTCCAGTGCCGAGTTTTTGCACGGTCCGGTGACCCTGGTGGAGAAAAAGCTCAATATCGTCGATGTGTGTGTGGCCGATGAATCCCACGCCAGCCATCTGGAGCAGATTGAAAATGTCAGTCAGCGCGGGGCAAGATTGCTGCACCTGAACCAGACCGATATCGGCATACACCCCAGGGTGGCGCCCTTGGCCTTGTTGCAACGTTTCTATATAGATGTGGCTTCGGTGGCATTGGCCCGTGGAATAGATCCGGATGCCCCTGCCGGTTTGAAAAAGGTTACCCAGACACTCTGA
- a CDS encoding SapC family protein, translating to MTAQYVPLNNGVHKNLKVKAGIDFSDYEKMHMLPLVVQEFMPAATSFPIIFAKNAQSGEFLPVAISSLKPETNRFIKDGKWTRRYLPMQMRVAPFTAGPDEQKQNVMIGIDVNSQFVNEAEGEALFSEEGEQTEFLKSRVQFIGQLIEFRESTKQFIKNLTDHDLLQPKTLTVTDKEGNKSNFDGIYVVDEQKLTDLSDEVKLDFVKKGVFAAVYAHLCSLNQIDLVME from the coding sequence ATGACTGCGCAGTACGTTCCTCTGAACAACGGTGTTCACAAAAATCTCAAGGTCAAAGCCGGTATCGATTTCAGCGATTATGAGAAAATGCATATGCTGCCTCTGGTAGTGCAGGAATTTATGCCTGCCGCCACCAGCTTCCCGATCATTTTCGCCAAGAATGCCCAAAGCGGTGAGTTCCTGCCCGTGGCTATCTCTTCTCTCAAGCCGGAAACCAACCGTTTCATCAAAGATGGCAAATGGACCCGCCGCTACCTGCCAATGCAGATGCGCGTCGCGCCATTCACTGCCGGTCCGGACGAGCAGAAGCAAAACGTCATGATTGGTATTGACGTCAACAGCCAGTTCGTCAACGAAGCCGAGGGCGAAGCCCTGTTCAGCGAAGAAGGTGAACAAACCGAATTCCTGAAGAGCCGCGTGCAGTTCATCGGTCAACTGATTGAATTCCGCGAGTCCACCAAGCAGTTCATCAAGAACCTGACCGACCACGATCTACTGCAGCCCAAAACGCTGACAGTGACCGACAAGGAAGGCAACAAGAGCAATTTTGATGGCATCTACGTGGTAGACGAGCAAAAGCTGACCGATCTCAGCGATGAGGTTAAGCTGGATTTCGTTAAGAAAGGCGTGTTTGCCGCTGTTTATGCTCACCTGTGCTCACTGAACCAGATTGACCTGGTCATGGAATAA